From Candidatus Neomarinimicrobiota bacterium, the proteins below share one genomic window:
- the ispD gene encoding 2-C-methyl-D-erythritol 4-phosphate cytidylyltransferase, whose amino-acid sequence MVFPGKVGAVIPAAGSGKRFGEKKQFKQLGRRPLLYKTLKPFLDCDLVREVAVVVPEEDVVQIHREIKSISSATNLFVVAGGNLRQNSVQSGILALSEDCSLICIHDCARPFVTEEMIISTINGCEDTDGCIIAEPSIDTVKKIQNGFVEKTLDRKYIWLAQTPQTFHRDILIKALENAQNNEIIATDESSLVERIGGKVKVIEGLPGNKKITNQLDWKILEAGIID is encoded by the coding sequence ATGGTTTTTCCGGGTAAAGTGGGTGCTGTAATCCCGGCGGCAGGATCTGGGAAACGATTTGGCGAAAAGAAACAGTTCAAACAACTTGGTCGCCGACCACTTCTTTATAAAACTCTTAAACCGTTTCTTGATTGTGATCTTGTCAGAGAAGTCGCAGTGGTTGTTCCCGAAGAAGATGTTGTTCAGATTCATCGCGAAATAAAATCAATTTCAAGCGCAACTAATTTATTTGTTGTGGCTGGTGGCAACTTGCGACAAAATTCTGTTCAAAGTGGCATTTTGGCCCTTTCTGAGGATTGTAGCTTAATCTGTATTCACGATTGTGCCCGTCCGTTTGTTACTGAGGAAATGATTATTAGCACTATCAATGGATGCGAAGATACTGATGGATGTATTATTGCTGAGCCCTCAATAGATACTGTTAAAAAAATTCAAAATGGATTTGTTGAAAAAACATTAGATCGAAAATATATATGGCTTGCCCAAACTCCACAAACTTTTCATAGAGATATTTTAATTAAGGCTCTTGAAAACGCACAGAATAATGAGATTATCGCTACCGACGAATCTTCATTAGTTGAGCGTATTGGTGGTAAGGTAAAAGTAATTGAAGGATTGCCTGGAAATAAAAAGATTACAAACCAACTGGATTGGAAAATTCTTGAGGCAGGAATCATTGATTAA
- a CDS encoding 2-C-methyl-D-erythritol 2,4-cyclodiphosphate synthase gives MKSGIGFDVHALADGETFIIGGVDIKSEKGSVGHSDGDALIHAIVDAILGAAGLGDIGNLFPSKDDRWKNVDSKQFLSRTLKEIEKSSLEIVHIDSTIILEKPNLAEYIPQMRYQIAYTLRVDETSVSVKATTTDKLGIIGKGEGVAAMAIATLSSI, from the coding sequence ATTAAATCTGGAATAGGATTTGATGTTCATGCCTTAGCCGATGGCGAAACCTTTATTATTGGCGGGGTAGATATTAAATCGGAAAAAGGTTCAGTTGGCCACTCGGACGGCGATGCTCTTATTCATGCGATTGTAGATGCTATTCTAGGTGCTGCCGGGTTGGGAGATATTGGGAATTTGTTCCCCAGTAAAGACGATCGGTGGAAAAATGTTGATAGTAAGCAGTTCCTTTCACGCACTTTGAAAGAAATAGAAAAATCAAGCTTAGAAATCGTTCATATAGATAGCACAATCATCCTAGAAAAACCAAATTTAGCCGAATATATTCCGCAGATGCGTTATCAAATTGCCTATACTTTAAGGGTTGATGAAACTTCGGTGTCTGTGAAAGCAACTACCACAGACAAACTAGGGATTATCGGCAAAGGAGAAGGTGTCGCTGCTATGGCCATTGCCACCCTCTCTTCAATCTGA
- the ispE gene encoding 4-(cytidine 5'-diphospho)-2-C-methyl-D-erythritol kinase, whose product MNSLSFLARAKVNIGLKILRRREDGYHTISTLFQEMDFHDTIHISMESSAFSLTTNSPSIPTDETNICYKAWKTLKDTYPKVGGISIYIDKQIPVGSGLGGGSSNAAAVVKGLNKLYHIGLTKENLNKLAVKIGSDVPFFICGGTQVGDGVGEKLTPIQQKIRGTYLLVVPSFTISTSWAYGQVKNSLENKNQTTNFADLLEREPIPFKLFENEFEDVVIPAYPEIGDIKSRMIASGAVFASLSGSGSTVFGIFSDETLALEADRKFKPQYRTVLTHPV is encoded by the coding sequence ATGAATTCCTTGTCATTCCTAGCTCGCGCCAAGGTTAACATTGGTTTAAAAATCCTCAGGCGACGCGAAGATGGCTATCACACCATTTCTACTCTTTTCCAAGAAATGGATTTTCATGATACAATACACATCAGCATGGAAAGCTCAGCCTTTTCGCTTACCACAAATTCCCCATCAATCCCGACTGACGAAACCAACATTTGCTACAAAGCATGGAAAACTCTAAAGGATACATATCCAAAGGTTGGTGGTATTTCAATTTATATTGATAAGCAAATTCCTGTAGGATCGGGTCTTGGTGGCGGATCGTCTAACGCAGCAGCTGTTGTGAAGGGGTTGAATAAACTATATCATATTGGATTGACCAAAGAAAACCTAAATAAATTGGCAGTAAAGATTGGGTCCGATGTCCCCTTTTTTATTTGTGGTGGAACTCAGGTTGGTGATGGAGTTGGTGAAAAACTTACTCCTATTCAACAGAAGATTAGAGGGACATATCTTTTAGTTGTTCCATCATTTACAATCAGTACATCTTGGGCATATGGGCAAGTTAAAAACTCATTGGAGAACAAGAATCAGACAACTAACTTCGCCGACCTTTTAGAAAGGGAACCTATTCCTTTCAAGCTGTTTGAGAATGAATTCGAAGATGTGGTAATTCCTGCATATCCAGAAATTGGCGACATTAAATCCAGAATGATAGCGTCTGGTGCAGTGTTTGCGAGTTTGTCGGGTAGCGGTTCGACTGTGTTTGGAATTTTCAGCGACGAAACTTTAGCATTAGAAGCGGATCGAAAGTTCAAACCACAGTATCGTACTGTTCTCACCCACCCAGTTTAA
- a CDS encoding ribose-phosphate pyrophosphokinase, translating to MSERKLKIFSGRSNPELAKGIADQLNLSLGDISIKNFADGELWIKFEENIRGDDVFIIQSTNSPAQNILELTLMLDAAVRASAQRVTAVVPYFGYGRQDRKDQPRVPISSRVLVDMFTAAGANRLISMDLHSTQIQGFASIPFDHLYSRMVLLEEIKKLELEKDNCVVLAPDVGSALMSQAYAKRLGMHFALIEKRRYEHNRAEVTHLIGDLKDRHVLIIDDMIDTAGTTVNAATAAKENGAKSVTAIATHAILSGPAVERIKESNISNLIVTDTLEIPEDKKMEQMKIITVSQIFGQAIQRIHTGESVSALFEF from the coding sequence ATGAGTGAAAGAAAACTAAAAATATTTTCAGGACGTAGCAATCCCGAACTTGCTAAGGGCATTGCCGATCAACTGAATCTGTCACTTGGCGATATTTCTATAAAAAATTTCGCAGATGGTGAACTCTGGATAAAATTTGAAGAGAATATTCGTGGAGATGATGTTTTCATTATTCAATCCACAAATTCTCCAGCGCAAAACATTCTTGAGCTTACGTTAATGCTGGATGCTGCTGTGAGAGCTTCTGCCCAACGAGTTACAGCAGTCGTTCCATATTTTGGTTATGGGAGGCAAGACAGAAAAGACCAGCCAAGAGTTCCTATTTCTTCGCGTGTATTGGTAGATATGTTTACGGCCGCAGGCGCCAATCGATTAATTTCAATGGATTTACATTCCACACAAATCCAGGGGTTTGCTTCTATTCCTTTTGATCATTTATACAGCCGAATGGTTCTTTTAGAGGAAATAAAAAAATTAGAATTAGAAAAGGACAACTGTGTTGTGCTTGCTCCTGACGTTGGGTCTGCTTTGATGAGTCAGGCATATGCCAAGAGATTGGGGATGCACTTCGCTTTGATTGAGAAGAGACGATATGAACATAACCGAGCCGAGGTTACTCATTTAATTGGCGATTTAAAAGACAGACATGTTTTAATCATTGATGATATGATAGACACAGCGGGCACGACGGTCAATGCGGCTACCGCAGCAAAAGAAAATGGCGCAAAATCTGTTACTGCGATTGCAACGCATGCCATTTTATCGGGTCCAGCAGTTGAAAGAATTAAAGAGTCAAATATTTCTAACCTTATTGTAACGGATACTTTAGAAATACCTGAAGACAAAAAAATGGAACAAATGAAAATAATCACAGTCTCCCAAATATTTGGGCAGGCAATTCAACGAATTCACACAGGCGAATCGGTCAGTGCCCTGTTTGAATTTTAA
- a CDS encoding 50S ribosomal protein L25, which yields MANYTELDLEIRETLGSVASKTLRSEGKIPANFYFHGEDNQNLVLDKGVFHKAIQSGSHIFEVELEGRKRHVMVKSVQYHPVTEEIIHIDLQGVHMSEKIGISIPIILEGESLGVKDGGGVLMQNLSTLDIQCLPSDVPENVVMDITDLDINQNFTVNDISLGDEIEIINPGDTTVVTIQPPVTEVELELPEEELAEGEEPEDGEDVVDGEKVKEGDDPSERASKQEFSDDKKEAKEKP from the coding sequence ATGGCCAATTATACTGAATTAGATCTTGAAATACGTGAAACACTTGGAAGCGTAGCATCGAAAACGCTTCGATCTGAAGGAAAAATTCCTGCGAATTTTTATTTTCATGGCGAGGATAACCAAAACCTCGTTTTAGACAAAGGGGTTTTTCATAAAGCCATTCAAAGTGGAAGTCATATATTTGAGGTTGAACTTGAAGGCAGAAAACGGCACGTTATGGTTAAATCAGTGCAATATCATCCCGTGACTGAAGAAATAATACATATTGATCTTCAGGGTGTCCATATGAGCGAAAAAATTGGTATTTCAATCCCAATTATACTTGAAGGAGAATCCCTAGGAGTAAAAGATGGTGGTGGTGTTCTTATGCAAAATTTGTCTACTTTGGACATTCAATGCCTTCCGTCAGACGTGCCGGAGAATGTAGTTATGGATATAACTGATTTGGACATCAACCAAAACTTTACTGTCAATGATATTTCGCTGGGAGATGAGATCGAAATTATTAATCCCGGAGATACTACAGTTGTAACAATTCAACCTCCGGTCACCGAAGTTGAACTCGAACTTCCGGAAGAAGAACTCGCAGAAGGTGAAGAACCCGAGGATGGTGAAGATGTTGTTGATGGTGAAAAGGTCAAAGAAGGAGATGACCCGAGCGAAAGAGCTTCCAAGCAAGAATTTTCTGATGATAAAAAGGAAGCTAAAGAGAAGCCATGA